The Tenuifilum thalassicum genome includes the window GCCACAAGCTGGTTAAATATATTGTAAACGCATTTGAAGGGATTGACAAAAAAGATGAAGACGATGACAAGAAAAATCACTCAAACCTAAATAACAAATAAAAAATGGAAGCAATTACTCGCACCGAATTTAACTTTCCAGGACAAGTATCGGTCTATCATGGGAAAGTGAGGGATGTTTACAACATTCAAAACAAATTCCTTGTAATGGTTGTAACCGATAGGATATCGGCATTTGACGTTGTTCTACCTAAGGGAATTCCTTATAAAGGACAGGTACTAAACCAAATTGCCACCAAGTTCCTAGATGCAACATCCGACATTGTTCCAAACTGGAAAATAGGTTCTCCTGACCCGATGGTGACCGTTGGACACTTCTGCGAACCTTTTAAGGTAGAAATGGTAGTTAGAGGTTACCTAACCGGGCATGCTTGGCGCGAGTATAAAGCTGGTAAAAGAACTCTTTGTGGCGTTCCCCTGCCAGAAGGGATGCGCGAACACCAGAAGTTCCCTAAACCAATAATCACTCCTACTACAAAAGCCGACGAAGGACACGACGAGGATATTTCACGCGAGGAGATTATTGCAAA containing:
- a CDS encoding phosphoribosylaminoimidazolesuccinocarboxamide synthase codes for the protein MEAITRTEFNFPGQVSVYHGKVRDVYNIQNKFLVMVVTDRISAFDVVLPKGIPYKGQVLNQIATKFLDATSDIVPNWKIGSPDPMVTVGHFCEPFKVEMVVRGYLTGHAWREYKAGKRTLCGVPLPEGMREHQKFPKPIITPTTKADEGHDEDISREEIIAKGLVSEEEYNLLEKDSLELFERGTQMAEKMGLILVDTKYEFGKKDGKIYLIDEIHTPDSSRYFYKDGYQERFEKGEDQRQLSKEFVREWLMANGFQGKEGQKVPEMTPEFVEEVSERYIELFEKITGDKFQRSSNDNILERIESNVVNFLKTI